In one window of Candidatus Binatia bacterium DNA:
- a CDS encoding biopolymer transporter ExbD codes for MAVQLGGTSGRRPAPTINVTPLVDVVLVLLIIFMVVTPLLDRKFWVHTPKQEKTAVQQLEQSDTPLVLRIGADGSLEINGTVLRRDELGERLPRMFAARDDHVLFIAAADSVPYGTVVETMDAAREAGAVTIAPLTQPFGGDGS; via the coding sequence ATGGCGGTACAATTGGGCGGAACCAGCGGCCGGCGGCCGGCACCGACAATCAATGTGACGCCGTTGGTCGACGTGGTCCTGGTCCTGTTGATCATCTTCATGGTCGTAACGCCGCTGTTAGACCGCAAGTTTTGGGTCCACACCCCAAAACAAGAAAAGACCGCGGTGCAGCAACTGGAGCAATCGGATACTCCCCTCGTGTTACGAATCGGCGCGGACGGCAGCCTGGAGATTAACGGTACGGTCCTTCGCCGCGACGAGTTGGGCGAGCGGTTGCCGAGAATGTTTGCCGCGCGAGATGACCATGTGCTGTTTATTGCTGCCGCTGACAGTGTGCCGTACGGCACTGTGGTGGAAACGATGGACGCTGCCCGAGAGGCTGGTGCGGTGACGATTGCACCGCTCACCCAGCCGTTCGGCGGTGACGGTTCGTGA
- a CDS encoding response regulator transcription factor produces MAPTPQGRRVLVVEDDPDILELLRFNLQQEGYAVTTATDGAAALEKARRQTPDLVVLDLALPTLPGLEVCRRLREDPVLRRVPVIMVTAKADEADRIVGLELGADDYVTKPFSVRELLARVRAVLRRSGGAEPAQRPGEVYERGRLRVDFDRYEVFVEGRRVELSRKEFELLRFFVLNPNRVWDRLQILDLVWGEDTHVEPRTVDVHIRRLRKQIEIDDSDPKLIVTVRGVGYKFDERALDEKA; encoded by the coding sequence ATGGCCCCGACACCGCAAGGGCGGCGTGTCCTCGTCGTGGAAGATGACCCCGATATCTTGGAGCTCCTGCGGTTCAACTTGCAGCAGGAGGGATATGCGGTAACCACGGCCACCGACGGTGCGGCTGCGTTAGAGAAAGCCCGTAGGCAGACGCCGGATCTCGTCGTGCTCGACCTGGCTCTCCCCACTCTTCCCGGCCTGGAAGTTTGTCGCCGGTTGCGGGAAGACCCGGTGTTGCGGCGGGTGCCGGTGATTATGGTCACTGCCAAAGCGGATGAGGCTGACCGCATCGTTGGCTTGGAGCTCGGTGCCGACGATTACGTCACGAAGCCATTTAGCGTGCGCGAGCTGTTAGCCCGGGTACGCGCCGTGCTGCGGCGGAGCGGCGGCGCTGAGCCAGCACAGCGACCCGGTGAGGTGTATGAACGCGGGCGCTTGCGGGTCGATTTCGACCGTTACGAGGTGTTCGTGGAGGGGCGGCGGGTCGAACTGTCACGCAAGGAGTTCGAGCTTTTGCGCTTCTTCGTGCTTAATCCCAATCGTGTTTGGGATCGGCTGCAAATTCTCGACCTGGTGTGGGGCGAAGATACTCATGTGGAACCGCGCACCGTCGATGTCCATATTCGCCGCTTGCGCAAGCAAATCGAAATTGATGACAGCGACCCAAAGCTCATCGTGACTGTGCGAGGCGTTGGCTACAAATTCGATGAGCGGGCGTTGGATGAAAAGGCGTGA
- a CDS encoding MotA/TolQ/ExbB proton channel family protein, producing MQFTWQELWQHMGVPALLVAGTLLVMGFASLAVFFERVLMLAWSRAATRRFLLGISRLRSSGDLAGIAQKSKGFPRSFLARVIGVGVETYLHAIEHHAGGLAPLEKTQRHMERYLEQIGAELRRGFTVLAAVGSIAPFVGLLGTVVGIISAFQGIADTGSGGLSAVAGGISEALVETALGLTVAIPAVLAYQFLSAKANAEEMALKNAVGELLDQIEDWEESGKLAPIVEGKPTAAHANEVGPANGTPKLVIGMAGGAA from the coding sequence ATGCAGTTTACTTGGCAAGAGCTTTGGCAACACATGGGAGTGCCCGCGCTCCTTGTTGCGGGCACGCTATTGGTCATGGGCTTTGCATCGCTCGCTGTTTTCTTCGAGCGGGTGTTGATGCTCGCTTGGTCGCGAGCGGCAACGCGGCGTTTTCTGCTTGGGATCAGCCGCCTGCGGTCAAGCGGGGACTTGGCGGGCATCGCGCAGAAAAGCAAGGGCTTCCCGCGCTCGTTTCTCGCGCGGGTGATCGGCGTAGGGGTGGAAACGTATCTGCACGCCATCGAGCATCATGCTGGGGGACTGGCACCATTAGAGAAAACCCAGCGCCACATGGAGCGCTACTTGGAGCAGATCGGGGCTGAGTTGCGGCGCGGCTTCACAGTGCTGGCTGCGGTGGGCTCTATTGCTCCGTTCGTCGGTCTGCTCGGAACGGTTGTCGGCATCATTTCTGCGTTTCAAGGCATCGCGGACACAGGCAGTGGAGGTCTGTCGGCTGTGGCGGGCGGCATTTCTGAGGCGTTGGTGGAGACCGCACTGGGCCTGACCGTGGCCATTCCCGCGGTGTTGGCCTACCAGTTCCTGTCCGCCAAGGCCAACGCTGAGGAAATGGCTTTGAAGAACGCTGTTGGCGAGCTGTTGGACCAGATTGAGGATTGGGAAGAGTCGGGCAAACTAGCACCGATTGTAGAAGGAAAGCCGACAGCAGCGCACGCGAATGAGGTTGGCCCAGCAAACGGCACCCCCAAGCTGGTGATTGGCATGGCTGGAGGCGCTGCATGA
- a CDS encoding ABC transporter permease subunit, which produces MHPGRTPAALWAARAARRRWSDAAAKYVVASGGMATVLSIVAMLAFLSAETWPLLRGARIVGVDRTRVPEGARVTALALDEYRQFAQLLRADGTLILLRPTDGEVAQQLQLEGTGGRLIRSAQRVDPDQVFAWLDDGRLLAARARVEPVYEPTGRRLVGTVTGLGHWQVVPPNEVPSRFAASRFRDGTLTLAWIAGADRIALWSRQVRTSLFGDEEATETRGAVPTHEPTVLALDRRGSHLLVGRRDGTLQLWDVGNPAQPALLEERVAATPTAPISALAYLLGDQAFVVGDERGRVSVWQPIRNAGDSNWRLVQMHSFGSHAAAVIAVVASQRDKGFVTLDAQGGLALRHSTSGQTLLELAMTEPTSAGLVALAPKGDGVVALSDRGALTSWAVDNPHPEITLRTLFGKVWYEGYAAPAFVWQSTGGTDDFEPKFSLVPLLFGTAKGTFYALLFAVPLAVLAALYTALFSPPRLRNLVKPTVEVMAALPSVVLGFVAGLVLAPALERHMPGFLVALLAAPLTVASLGVLWFFWPWKGLVPRGVEVLMTLVVLCLVGWFFWSASGWLERTLFGGDFRHWLSAALDVRFDQRNCVVVGLAMGFAVIPLIFSITEEALSNVPQRLISASLALGATPWQTAVRVVLPAASPGIFSAVMIGFGRAVGETMIVLMATGNTPVMEWNIFTGMRTLSANIAVEIPEAPYASTLYRVLFVAALLLFVVTFMANTAAEIVRQRLRERYQQM; this is translated from the coding sequence ATGCATCCCGGCAGGACACCGGCAGCCTTGTGGGCAGCCCGGGCTGCGCGCCGCCGATGGAGCGACGCGGCGGCCAAGTACGTGGTGGCCTCCGGTGGTATGGCCACCGTGCTGAGCATCGTCGCCATGCTAGCATTTTTGTCAGCGGAGACATGGCCGTTGCTTCGCGGAGCAAGAATCGTCGGCGTAGATCGGACGCGGGTGCCAGAGGGCGCACGAGTTACCGCTCTGGCGCTTGACGAATACCGCCAATTCGCGCAGCTTCTCCGCGCGGACGGAACCCTGATCTTGCTACGCCCGACTGACGGGGAAGTTGCGCAACAACTCCAACTGGAAGGTACCGGGGGGCGCCTGATTCGCTCTGCACAGAGGGTCGACCCCGACCAAGTGTTCGCCTGGCTCGATGACGGTCGATTGCTCGCAGCCCGTGCGCGTGTGGAACCAGTGTATGAGCCTACCGGACGCCGCTTGGTTGGCACAGTGACTGGCTTAGGCCATTGGCAGGTGGTCCCACCCAACGAGGTTCCCTCCCGCTTTGCCGCATCGCGCTTTCGCGATGGGACCCTCACTCTGGCATGGATTGCCGGTGCGGATCGCATCGCCTTGTGGTCGCGCCAGGTACGAACGAGCTTATTTGGAGACGAAGAGGCAACGGAGACCCGAGGAGCCGTGCCCACTCACGAGCCCACGGTGCTCGCGCTTGACCGGCGCGGGAGCCACCTTTTGGTCGGCCGGCGCGATGGAACACTTCAGCTCTGGGATGTCGGGAACCCCGCGCAACCTGCGCTGCTCGAAGAACGAGTAGCCGCGACGCCAACTGCCCCAATTTCCGCGCTCGCGTATCTCCTTGGAGACCAAGCCTTCGTGGTTGGTGACGAGCGCGGGCGGGTTTCCGTGTGGCAGCCCATTCGTAACGCAGGGGACTCTAACTGGCGGCTGGTGCAAATGCACTCTTTCGGAAGCCACGCGGCTGCCGTGATCGCGGTGGTTGCCTCGCAGCGCGATAAGGGCTTCGTCACCCTCGATGCCCAAGGGGGCTTAGCCTTACGTCACTCCACCTCGGGGCAGACGTTGCTCGAACTCGCCATGACTGAACCGACTTCAGCCGGGCTCGTGGCGCTCGCCCCGAAGGGAGACGGAGTGGTGGCACTGAGCGATCGAGGGGCGCTGACGAGTTGGGCAGTGGACAACCCCCACCCGGAAATCACCTTGCGGACGTTGTTTGGCAAGGTGTGGTACGAGGGTTACGCAGCGCCCGCGTTTGTCTGGCAGTCTACCGGCGGAACCGACGACTTCGAGCCCAAGTTCAGTTTGGTGCCGCTGCTGTTCGGCACGGCAAAAGGCACTTTCTACGCCTTACTCTTTGCTGTTCCCCTGGCCGTTCTGGCAGCTCTGTACACTGCACTTTTTAGCCCCCCAAGGCTGCGCAATCTGGTGAAACCCACAGTGGAGGTCATGGCTGCGCTCCCTAGCGTGGTGCTCGGCTTCGTTGCCGGCTTGGTTTTGGCTCCTGCACTGGAGCGCCACATGCCTGGTTTTCTTGTGGCTTTGCTTGCTGCACCTCTCACGGTCGCGAGCTTGGGCGTACTGTGGTTCTTCTGGCCCTGGAAGGGGCTAGTGCCGCGCGGGGTTGAAGTGCTGATGACTCTTGTCGTCCTGTGCCTCGTAGGCTGGTTTTTTTGGTCGGCCAGTGGATGGCTGGAACGGACGCTGTTTGGCGGCGATTTCCGCCACTGGCTCAGCGCCGCACTGGATGTGCGGTTCGATCAGCGGAACTGCGTGGTGGTGGGTTTAGCGATGGGCTTCGCTGTCATTCCTTTGATCTTTTCGATCACCGAGGAAGCGCTATCGAACGTGCCGCAGCGCTTGATCTCCGCCTCGCTCGCGCTGGGAGCAACTCCGTGGCAAACAGCCGTGCGGGTCGTACTGCCAGCCGCGAGCCCCGGAATTTTCTCCGCCGTGATGATTGGCTTCGGCCGTGCCGTGGGCGAGACCATGATCGTACTGATGGCCACAGGCAACACACCAGTGATGGAGTGGAATATCTTTACCGGGATGCGGACCCTATCTGCGAACATCGCAGTAGAAATTCCCGAGGCTCCGTACGCCAGCACGCTGTACCGGGTGCTGTTCGTTGCTGCACTGCTCCTTTTCGTCGTCACGTTTATGGCCAACACGGCGGCGGAAATTGTCCGCCAGCGGTTGCGGGAGCGTTACCAGCAAATGTGA
- a CDS encoding phosphate ABC transporter substrate-binding protein, producing MQSILWLCLLSLCSAVVRAEEAVKVDPALPVYERVSGVSGTLNSVGSDTMNNLMTLWAEGFAKIYPNVKVQVEGKGSSTAPAALIARTAQLGPMSRPMKDTERDQFEAKFGYKPTEIRTAVDAVAVYVHKDNPLAALTLPQVDAIFSKTRRLGYPHSIDSWGQLGLKGAWENRRISMYGRNSASGTYGFFKEHALGGGDFKDEVKEQPGSASVVQGVSEDAAGVGYSGIGYRTSGVKALALSPKEGAPAVEPVAGNVYNGTYPLARFLFVYINKEPGKPLDPLVREFLKFVLSKEGQEIVVKDGYLPLPAKVVKEERAKLE from the coding sequence ATGCAAAGCATTCTGTGGTTGTGCCTGCTGTCGCTTTGCTCTGCGGTGGTGCGCGCCGAAGAAGCGGTGAAAGTCGACCCGGCCTTGCCGGTGTATGAGCGGGTCAGCGGCGTTTCTGGCACGTTGAACAGCGTCGGCAGCGACACAATGAACAATCTCATGACCCTCTGGGCAGAGGGGTTCGCCAAAATTTACCCAAACGTGAAGGTGCAGGTGGAAGGCAAGGGCTCGAGCACAGCGCCAGCAGCATTGATTGCACGTACAGCGCAGCTCGGCCCAATGTCTCGGCCTATGAAGGATACTGAACGAGATCAGTTCGAAGCCAAGTTCGGTTACAAGCCGACCGAGATCCGCACGGCAGTCGATGCGGTCGCGGTTTACGTTCACAAAGACAATCCGCTCGCGGCGCTCACTCTCCCTCAGGTGGACGCCATCTTTTCTAAAACCCGACGTCTGGGTTACCCGCATTCGATCGACTCGTGGGGGCAACTAGGTCTGAAGGGAGCCTGGGAAAATCGGCGCATCAGTATGTATGGCCGCAATTCCGCTTCGGGCACCTACGGGTTCTTTAAGGAACACGCTTTGGGCGGCGGCGATTTCAAAGATGAGGTGAAGGAACAACCGGGTTCCGCTTCGGTTGTCCAGGGGGTGAGCGAAGATGCGGCAGGCGTCGGCTACAGCGGCATCGGATACCGAACTTCAGGGGTCAAAGCTCTCGCGCTCTCGCCGAAGGAGGGCGCACCGGCAGTGGAGCCGGTTGCCGGAAACGTGTACAACGGCACCTACCCACTGGCTCGCTTCCTGTTCGTGTATATCAACAAAGAGCCGGGCAAGCCTTTAGATCCCTTAGTGCGGGAATTCCTCAAGTTCGTTCTCTCGAAGGAGGGGCAGGAAATCGTGGTGAAAGATGGGTATTTGCCGCTCCCTGCAAAGGTTGTGAAGGAGGAGCGCGCCAAGCTCGAGTGA
- a CDS encoding OprO/OprP family phosphate-selective porin, producing the protein MGRSRMWIVGAIGLLLGAQGARAGTLCDVLEARGVLNPEEAAKCREELSSRPGAEATTTAASVKTAPPSGVAYKVGSGFVWNSAEKGPAGFGDATEKPRFSVTLGNRLQVRYTYLDQDVAGSSASSLFRIRRFKFFLNGNAFYPWLKYKLQADWVGGHDSAANTQRPELDDAYVDVAYFPFAALQVGQFKVPFNRSELTSSGSLQFVDRAITNTRFSLVRDQGVSLHGVLGEVEKPWLEYAAGVFNGNGRNRADKDNSDHMGAARIYWTPLGTLKYSESDLDNSPRPLLGIGAAYVFNVVQSRNTSTTALTRTFPDPTNPEQLLTTQIGQRTTVVNSSADYHRATADIHAKWRGASLLADYFFETRDDKTPRVTTTDTLFGQPPTIMSSLGVPKGTTHTHGLNVQAGYFVIPSTLELAIRYAQVNPDGPANRQEEYRVGVGWFIWQHALKLQADVGSLVYEQAKGPKREDLELRTQLQVIF; encoded by the coding sequence ATGGGCCGTTCGAGAATGTGGATTGTAGGCGCAATTGGCTTGTTGCTGGGCGCACAGGGTGCTCGTGCGGGAACACTTTGTGACGTGTTGGAGGCAAGGGGCGTGCTGAACCCTGAGGAGGCAGCGAAATGCCGCGAAGAACTGTCCTCCCGCCCCGGCGCGGAAGCGACGACAACTGCTGCCTCAGTGAAGACTGCACCGCCAAGCGGCGTGGCGTACAAAGTCGGCTCGGGTTTTGTCTGGAACAGTGCGGAGAAAGGGCCAGCGGGTTTCGGCGACGCTACGGAAAAGCCACGCTTTTCTGTAACCCTGGGGAATCGGCTGCAGGTCCGATACACGTACTTGGATCAGGATGTGGCTGGCTCGAGCGCTAGCTCCCTCTTCCGCATTCGGCGCTTCAAGTTCTTTCTCAATGGCAATGCCTTCTATCCCTGGCTGAAGTACAAGTTGCAGGCAGATTGGGTCGGTGGGCATGACAGTGCGGCAAATACGCAGCGCCCGGAGTTGGACGACGCCTATGTGGACGTTGCGTACTTTCCCTTTGCTGCACTGCAGGTCGGCCAGTTCAAGGTGCCGTTTAACCGCTCAGAGCTCACTTCCTCCGGGTCGCTGCAGTTCGTCGACCGTGCGATTACCAACACTCGTTTTTCACTTGTTCGCGACCAAGGAGTGAGTTTGCATGGTGTCCTCGGCGAGGTGGAAAAGCCTTGGCTCGAGTATGCGGCGGGAGTCTTTAACGGCAACGGGCGCAATCGTGCGGACAAAGACAATTCGGATCACATGGGAGCAGCACGAATTTATTGGACCCCGCTTGGCACGCTGAAGTACAGTGAGTCTGACCTCGACAACTCACCGCGGCCGCTGTTGGGAATTGGTGCCGCCTACGTCTTCAACGTGGTGCAGAGCCGAAACACCAGCACGACCGCACTCACCCGGACGTTCCCGGACCCGACGAATCCCGAGCAGTTGCTGACGACGCAAATCGGGCAACGAACCACCGTGGTCAATAGTAGCGCGGACTATCATCGGGCCACCGCTGACATCCACGCCAAGTGGCGTGGGGCGTCGCTACTGGCCGATTACTTTTTCGAAACCCGGGACGACAAAACCCCGCGGGTGACCACCACCGATACATTGTTCGGTCAGCCACCGACTATCATGTCTTCGCTGGGGGTGCCCAAAGGCACTACGCATACCCACGGCCTTAACGTGCAAGCCGGTTACTTCGTGATCCCGTCGACCTTGGAACTCGCCATCCGCTACGCTCAAGTGAACCCGGATGGGCCGGCAAATCGACAAGAAGAATACCGTGTCGGGGTGGGCTGGTTCATTTGGCAGCACGCCCTCAAGCTACAAGCAGACGTTGGATCGCTGGTGTACGAGCAAGCCAAAGGGCCGAAGCGCGAAGACTTAGAACTTCGCACTCAGCTACAGGTGATTTTCTAA
- the pstB gene encoding phosphate ABC transporter ATP-binding protein PstB, producing the protein MTRPVPSAPLTLPFSSALRASKSDIDALAEQRVEEPTARDAVLSIRDLALSYDGHHWVLQDISLEIARHQVTAFIGPSGCGKSTLLRCFNRLNDLIDGVTIRGTIKLDGVDIYDPRLDVTALRKRVGMVFQKSNPFPKSIYENVAYGPRIAGTRNRRQLDEIVERSLQQAALWDEVKDRLHESALGLSGGQQQRLCIARALAVEPEVLLMDEPCSALDPIATAKIEALIHELRGRYTVVIVTHNMQQAARVSDFTAFLYMGRLVEYGPTAQIFTNPEQKETEDYITGRFG; encoded by the coding sequence ATGACGCGGCCAGTTCCTAGCGCTCCGTTGACGTTGCCTTTCAGTTCGGCGTTGCGTGCGAGCAAGTCTGACATCGATGCGCTGGCCGAGCAACGCGTCGAAGAGCCCACTGCTCGCGATGCCGTATTGAGCATTCGCGATTTGGCTTTGAGTTACGATGGGCACCACTGGGTGCTGCAAGACATCAGCTTGGAGATTGCCCGACACCAAGTGACGGCATTTATCGGCCCCTCAGGGTGCGGGAAGTCCACGCTGCTCCGCTGCTTCAATCGCTTGAACGACTTAATCGACGGGGTGACCATCCGCGGCACGATCAAGCTCGACGGGGTGGATATTTACGATCCGCGGTTGGACGTAACCGCCCTGCGCAAGCGAGTGGGCATGGTGTTCCAAAAATCCAACCCATTTCCCAAGTCGATCTACGAAAACGTCGCCTACGGGCCACGGATTGCTGGGACGCGGAATCGCCGGCAACTGGACGAAATTGTCGAGCGGAGCTTGCAACAGGCCGCCTTGTGGGACGAGGTGAAGGACCGCTTGCATGAAAGCGCCCTAGGCCTCTCCGGTGGTCAACAGCAGCGCTTGTGCATCGCCCGCGCGTTGGCAGTAGAGCCGGAGGTGTTGTTGATGGACGAACCTTGTTCAGCCCTCGATCCGATCGCCACTGCAAAAATCGAGGCCCTGATCCACGAACTCAGGGGGCGCTATACGGTGGTCATCGTCACCCACAACATGCAACAGGCCGCCCGCGTTTCGGATTTCACCGCGTTTTTGTACATGGGCCGACTGGTAGAATACGGGCCCACGGCGCAGATTTTTACCAACCCCGAGCAAAAGGAGACTGAGGATTACATTACCGGCCGCTTCGGCTGA
- the pstA gene encoding phosphate ABC transporter permease PstA, with product MSPIVRRLWKTGDPFVWLTAGALATAILMIGGLIFLICTQALGVFWPRAVAKIELADGRVVVGPIRDEEIIPDAEGGFGTRKRLLVQVGNRDLFGADFRWLDGEQVRNIGYPAELVTLEREEWGNFYGWLDALQVGGETVAQGSEATWHALVERLPAARKLAARILRLERKEMGDINQSIEEERLQLRRLEYRGAPPSAIAAVHRRLAELQQGYEQLHKELEELRAAVERERVVLRAADGKTKELPLAVIVRAYRANTPSLAGKVRIYLSKLWEFVSGDPRESNTEGGVFPAIFGTVLMVLIMSVAVVPFGVLAALYLREYARPGSWLRLVRIAVNNLAGVPSIVFGVFGLGFFVYFVGGTIDSLFYPERLPAPTFGTGGILWASLTLALLTVPVVIVATEEGLAAVPRELREGSYALGATKFETIKNVVLPAALPGILTGLILAMARGAGEVAPLMITGVVKLAPTLPLDTHWPFLHLERKFMHLGFHIYDVGFQSPNVEAAKPMVYATTLLLVGIVMMLNLTAILLRARVRRRLSGGVF from the coding sequence ATGAGCCCGATCGTTCGCCGTTTGTGGAAAACTGGAGATCCATTTGTCTGGCTAACCGCCGGGGCTCTGGCGACAGCCATCTTGATGATTGGCGGCCTGATTTTCTTGATTTGCACTCAGGCTCTAGGGGTGTTTTGGCCGCGGGCGGTGGCCAAAATCGAGCTTGCCGATGGCCGCGTGGTGGTGGGGCCGATCCGAGATGAAGAGATCATCCCTGACGCCGAAGGAGGTTTCGGAACTCGGAAGCGGCTCCTGGTGCAAGTCGGCAACCGCGATCTGTTCGGTGCCGATTTCCGTTGGCTCGATGGGGAGCAGGTGCGGAACATCGGGTACCCGGCCGAGCTCGTCACCCTGGAGCGCGAAGAATGGGGAAATTTCTATGGCTGGCTGGACGCGTTGCAGGTCGGAGGGGAAACCGTCGCGCAGGGAAGCGAGGCCACCTGGCATGCCTTGGTCGAGCGACTCCCAGCAGCGCGGAAACTGGCTGCGAGAATCCTTCGGCTCGAACGTAAAGAGATGGGCGACATTAACCAGTCGATCGAAGAGGAGCGGCTGCAACTGCGCCGCTTGGAGTACCGCGGCGCGCCTCCCTCTGCGATCGCGGCCGTGCATCGGCGGCTCGCCGAATTGCAGCAAGGTTATGAGCAGTTGCACAAGGAGCTCGAGGAGTTGCGGGCCGCTGTCGAGCGCGAGCGCGTGGTGCTGCGCGCGGCCGATGGCAAAACCAAGGAGTTACCGCTGGCGGTCATTGTCCGTGCCTACCGGGCAAACACGCCGTCGTTGGCAGGAAAGGTGAGGATCTACTTGAGCAAGCTGTGGGAATTTGTCAGCGGCGATCCGCGGGAATCGAACACTGAAGGTGGGGTGTTTCCGGCAATCTTTGGCACCGTACTCATGGTGCTCATCATGAGTGTGGCGGTAGTTCCGTTCGGCGTCCTCGCCGCTTTGTACCTCCGCGAGTACGCTCGCCCGGGCTCTTGGTTACGCCTCGTGCGCATTGCCGTGAACAATCTTGCTGGCGTGCCATCGATCGTGTTTGGAGTGTTCGGCTTGGGATTTTTCGTTTACTTCGTCGGCGGAACCATTGACTCCCTGTTTTACCCCGAACGATTGCCAGCGCCGACGTTTGGCACCGGAGGCATCCTGTGGGCGTCTCTGACGCTGGCGCTCCTCACCGTGCCGGTGGTCATCGTAGCAACCGAGGAGGGGCTAGCTGCGGTTCCGCGCGAGCTGCGCGAGGGTTCCTACGCGCTCGGGGCAACGAAATTTGAGACGATCAAGAACGTCGTCCTTCCAGCAGCCTTACCAGGGATACTCACCGGCCTAATCTTGGCGATGGCCCGCGGAGCGGGCGAAGTGGCACCCCTGATGATCACCGGAGTGGTCAAGCTCGCACCCACGCTACCGCTCGATACTCACTGGCCGTTTTTGCACTTGGAACGGAAGTTCATGCACCTTGGCTTCCACATTTACGATGTCGGTTTTCAGTCGCCCAACGTGGAAGCGGCGAAGCCTATGGTGTATGCAACCACGCTGTTACTGGTGGGAATCGTGATGATGCTGAATCTCACGGCCATCTTACTGCGCGCCCGGGTGCGCCGGCGGCTCTCCGGGGGCGTATTTTGA
- a CDS encoding biopolymer transporter ExbD, whose translation MRGKPVRGHYAAVEPEINVTPLVDVVLVLLIIFMVVVPQMQQQRPVEPPQVVNADPEQKQALEPWSVTVVRSGEVFVDDAPVDAESLKDVLSNLRQSDPNRRLVIRADSALAWAEVRAVLAGVQQAGYPGASLLVHQRKAVDHDGSRG comes from the coding sequence ATGAGAGGTAAGCCCGTCCGAGGCCACTACGCTGCTGTGGAGCCGGAGATCAACGTCACGCCGCTCGTCGATGTGGTCCTCGTACTCCTGATCATTTTCATGGTCGTCGTTCCCCAAATGCAACAACAGCGGCCCGTGGAGCCCCCCCAAGTTGTCAATGCGGATCCAGAGCAAAAACAAGCTCTAGAACCGTGGTCGGTCACAGTAGTGCGTTCAGGAGAAGTGTTTGTCGACGACGCTCCAGTGGACGCGGAAAGCTTGAAGGATGTCTTGTCGAACTTACGGCAGAGCGACCCGAATCGGCGCCTGGTCATTCGAGCCGATTCTGCTCTAGCGTGGGCCGAAGTTCGAGCAGTGTTGGCTGGTGTGCAACAGGCGGGCTACCCAGGAGCGTCATTGCTGGTCCACCAGCGCAAAGCCGTGGACCACGACGGTAGCAGGGGGTGA
- the phoU gene encoding phosphate signaling complex protein PhoU — translation MERRTHTDRHFDEELRQLHHKLLEMGGLVEKQIASATEALVQRDDALARATIERDHTVNRLDVEIDELCLRLLALHQPAARDLRLITTALKITTDMERIGDMAVNICERALELNQEPPLKPFIDIPRMVDIALGMLRECLNAFVNEDVDLALKVCRDDDQIDSITHQVFRELLSYMVEDPHTITRGIRLMFVAKYIERIADHATNIAEMVVFMVRGKSIRHLDIVPPSV, via the coding sequence TTGGAACGGCGGACGCACACGGATCGTCACTTTGATGAGGAACTGCGGCAGCTTCACCACAAGTTGCTCGAGATGGGCGGGCTTGTGGAGAAACAAATTGCTAGCGCCACCGAGGCGCTGGTCCAGCGGGACGACGCGCTGGCCCGTGCTACGATCGAGCGCGATCACACAGTCAATCGGCTGGATGTCGAGATTGACGAACTATGCCTCCGCCTGCTCGCACTCCACCAGCCAGCCGCCCGCGATTTGCGCCTGATTACGACCGCGTTGAAAATCACCACCGACATGGAAAGGATCGGCGACATGGCGGTAAATATTTGCGAGCGCGCCTTGGAGCTGAATCAAGAGCCACCACTGAAGCCGTTTATCGACATTCCTCGAATGGTCGACATCGCTTTGGGAATGCTGCGCGAGTGCCTGAACGCGTTCGTGAACGAAGATGTCGACCTTGCGCTCAAGGTCTGCCGCGACGACGACCAAATCGACTCCATCACCCACCAAGTGTTTCGCGAGTTGTTGTCGTACATGGTCGAGGACCCGCATACGATCACCCGCGGGATTCGCCTGATGTTCGTGGCCAAATACATCGAGCGCATTGCCGACCACGCGACGAACATTGCAGAAATGGTGGTCTTCATGGTGCGCGGGAAAAGCATCCGCCATCTCGACATCGTGCCCCCTTCCGTATGA
- a CDS encoding winged helix-turn-helix domain-containing protein — MHATGRPSRGVLQCGDIRLDLDAYEVSVAGEPVQLYLRELEILELLLRNPNRVLRREEIIAAVWGSPNAVEERTIDVHIRRLRQHLGGKRGAGEAIVTVRGVGYKLDARRCPAAGRTPHRVDS; from the coding sequence GTGCACGCGACCGGGAGGCCATCTCGGGGTGTGCTGCAGTGCGGCGACATCCGCCTGGACCTGGATGCGTACGAGGTGTCCGTTGCCGGGGAGCCGGTCCAGCTCTACTTGCGCGAACTGGAAATCCTGGAATTGTTGCTGCGGAACCCGAACCGCGTGCTCCGTCGTGAGGAAATCATTGCGGCTGTTTGGGGAAGTCCAAACGCCGTGGAGGAACGAACGATCGATGTGCACATCCGCCGACTGCGCCAGCACCTCGGGGGCAAGCGAGGCGCCGGGGAAGCGATCGTGACTGTACGCGGTGTGGGCTACAAGCTCGACGCCCGCCGATGCCCGGCGGCAGGGCGAACGCCGCACCGGGTGGATTCATGA